From the Deinococcus roseus genome, the window CTCCGGTCACCACAAAAGCGTAGGCGTTCTGGGTCCGTTCGTAAAAAGCGAAGCGTTCGATGGGTTCACATTGCTCCGGCCTGATCTCGTGTTGTGCCAGCACCTGTAAAACGTCCTGCTGGGCGGAATTGACAAAACCTTCTGGGGCGTTGCAGACCTGCATGTAGCCCACTGGGTGTTTCACCTGGTCCAGCGGGAACACCGACAGAATCGCTTCACAGGCCCGCTGAAGCGAAATGCCGTCCAGCCTGAGGATCGGGCGGCCCCTGGCGAGGGTGGACGCTGTGAAATTGGCATCCACCACGAACAGTTCGTCTCCATGCCCCATCTCGCAGAGCAGTTTCAAAAGCTCCGGGGAAAGCAGGGGATCGATGCCTCTGAGCATGCGTTCAGGCTTTCTTGCGGGTGAGCTGGTCTGCAGCCACGGCCAGAATCACCAGAATGCCGGTGATCAGGATCTGGTACACCGAGGGGACGCCGGTCAGGGTGAGGCCGTTTCTGAACACACCCACGATCAGTGCGCCCAGCAGGGTTCCGAAGATCATGCCGCGCCCACCGAACAGGCTGGTTCCGCCCAGCACCACTGCGGTGATGGTGTCGAGGTTGTCGGTGGCTCCGGCGTTGGGGTCGCCCACTCCGGTGCGGGACACCAGCAAGAGGCCTGCAACGCTGTAAATCAATCCAGCCATGGTGTACACGCCCAGCAGCACACGGTTGGTGGGAATGCCGGTCAGACGGGCAGCTTCGGGGTTGTTGCCCACAGCGTAAATGTGGCGGCCAGGGGCGGTTTCGGTCAGGAAAATCCACACCACGATGTACAGCACAATCATCAGCACGGTGCCGTAGGTGATGGCGGTGCCCCCAATGTGAAAGGTGTTGCCAAAGAAGGTCAGGGCGGCAGGCAGTCCGGTCTGGGTCTGGGCGTTGGAGTAGATCTGGGTGATGGCAAAGGCGATGTTGTAGGTGCCCAGGGTCACGATGAAAGGCGGCAGTTTAATACGGGTCACCAGCAGCCCGTTCAAGAAGCCCACCGCTGTGGAGACCAGTGCACCCGCCATGATGGCCAGGATGGGGTTGAGGCCAGATTCCACCGCCAGTTTGGTCATCACGATGGTTCCGAGCACCATCACCATCCCGCAGGACAGGTCAATGCCCGCGGTCAGGATGATCAGGGTCTGGCCAATGGCCATCACCCCGACCACCATCACCTGTTGCAAAATCAGGGAGAAGTTCTGCCCGCTGAGAAAACGGTCCGACTGGGTGGCGAAGAAAGCGCTGGCAAGCAGAAGGGCCACGATGGGACCCAGCAAATTCAGGCTGTTGAGGCGTTTAAGCACGGGATTGCCCCCTGTGGTGCGGGCTTTGCTGGTGTTCTGGATGGTCATGGTGAAAGGCCTTTCCAGGGAGAAGGTTTTTTGACCTTCTCCCCTGTGTGGATGGATGAAAGATGTCAGTCAGCGGTTTCACCTGATCCTGCTTTCCTGACGCTGCTGTGCCGTCACAATTTGAAAGGTCTTACTTCACACCCCAGCAGTTGTTGAGGCCGAACTTGGTGTCTTTGCTGGGCACCCCTTTCATGCGTTTGTCGGTGATCAGGGTGACGCCCGTGTCGGTGTAGCCTGTGGTCTTTTTGCCGGTCAAGATATAGTTTACCCCGGCCTCCACGCCCAGAGAAGCCATTTTCAGGGGGTACTGCTGGGAGGTGGCAGCGATCACTCCGGCCTGCACGTTCTTCACTCCGGTGCAACCACCGTCAATGGAGACGATCATCACTTCTTTTTCGCGGCCAATGGCTTTGAGGGCCTGATAAGCACCTGCAGCGGCGGGTTCGTTGATGGTGTACACCAGGTTGATTTCGGGGTCTTTCTGCAGGCAGTTCTCCATGGCGGTCTGGCCTTTGGCCTGGTCGCCGTAACTGTCCTGCATGCACACCACGCGGGCATCTTTGTCGTTTTTGATGCCATAGCCATTCAGGAAGCCATTGTGACGGTCGATGCCCACGGGGTGTCCAGGGAAGAGGTCCAGGGTGGCGATCTTCACGGGTTTGTTGCCAAAAGCAGCCTTGGCGTATTGTCCGATCAACATGCCTGCTTTGTAGTTGTCGGTGGCGAACAGGGCGTCCACGGCGCTTTCAGGGTCGGTGGGGCTGTCCAGGGCAATCACCATCACGCCCTGCTTGCGGGCTTTTTCCAGAGCGGGCACGATGGCCTGCGCGTTGTTGGGGGTGATCAGGATGGTTTTTGCTCCGGCAGCGATCATGTTTTCCAGAGCAGTCACCTGTCCGGCGTTGTCTCCGTCTGCTTTGCCTGCTCCGGTCAGCAGTTTGGCACCTTTGGCCTTGGCGGCTTTCTGTGCGCCTTCTTTCATCTTCACAAAGAAGGGGTTGGTTTCGGTTTTGGTGATCAGGCCAATGATGGGCTGGTCGGCAGCGAAGGCAACGGTGGCGGTGAGCAGCACAGACAGGGCAGACAGACGTTTCATGTTCATGGTGGTTTCTCTCCTGTGGACAGACAACAGAACTGGCGGTCACACCAGGGGTATGGTGTGCAGCTCTTTTGCACGTTTTGTGGGGTGAAGTTGTTGCGGTCCTGACATGGACTGTACTCGAAGTTTTCACCCAGGTCAATCGCTGCATGCATTACAAACCCTGCACATTTGCAGAAATATTTCTGCAAACTCTCACTGCAAGTTGCAGAAAAGTCTTTGCAATGGATGAAAAAACCACATGGAACCGCTTCCCATAGCCTGATCGAAAGGCAGACAATCAATCAAAACAAATGCTTTACTCCACCTTCAATGTACCCGGTACAAACCGCTTGTGAAGCAAAACACCTGTTCTGCAAGCCCTTTCCTGCCCCATTTGCACCAGCAGCACATTGTGAACATTCCCACAGAAAACCAAAGTGGCTGCAATTTCAGTACAATCAGAACAAGACCCAGACGCTGCACACCCTTCTTGCATGCATTTGCATGACCCTGCTGGATGACCTTGCTGCGGTTTTGCCATAATGGTCAGGAGCCTTCATGTCCACGATCCAGCCTCCCCTCTTAGAGATGCGCGCCATCAGCAAACACTTTCCAGGCGTCAAAGCCCTGCATCAGGTCAACCTGGTGCTGTACCCCGGCGAGGTGCTGGCCCTGATGGGCGAAAACGGCGCGGGCAAATCCACCCTGATGAAAGTGCTGGTGGGGGCCTACCAGCCCAGCGAAGGCCAGATTTTCATCGATGGCAAAGCCGTGCGCATGAAAGACCCGCGCTCTGCACGGGGCATGGGCATCCATTTGATCTACCAGGAACCCAACCTGGCCCTCAACATGAAAGTCACCGAGAACATCTTCCTGGGCGCAGAAAAAACCCAGTGGGGACTCCTCAGTTTCCAGCAGATGCGCAAAATCACCCAGCAGGTGCTGGAACAGGTCGGGGCCACCTTCTCGCCAGACGCCCTGGTGGGAGATTTGTCCCGTGCAGAAGGGCAACTGGTGGAAATTGCCCGCGCCCTGGCCTTCAAACCCCGCGTGCTGGTGCTGGACGAACCCACTGCAGCGCTGAGTGAGCACGAAAGCCAGCGGCTCTTTGAAATCATCAAACACCTGCGGGGGCAGGGTCTGGGCATCGTGTACATTTCGCACCGCATGTCGGAGGTCTACAACCTGGCAGACCGGGTCAGTGTGCTCAGAAATGGCGTGCTGATCGGCACCGTGCAACGCGGACCCGAAGACCCCAACCGTTCCCCCGTGGACCCCAGGCGGGCAGGCATCAACGCCGAAAAACTGGTGCAGATGATGCTGGGACAATCCCTGCAGGAATTCCAGAAAAACCCCCAGGGCACCCCCAGAAAACCCGTTCTGGAACTCATTCAGGTCACAGATGGCAAGAAAATCAAACCCACCTCCCTGACCCTCAGAGAAGGGGAAATAGTGGGACTGGGTGGCCTGGTGGGCTCCGGGCGCACCGAACTGGCCAGGCTGATCTGCGGGGTCTCTCCCCTCAAAAGCGGCAAAATCTGGCTGCAAGGCAACATGCTGGACCTCAAAAGCCCCAGAGACGCCATCCAGGCAGGCATGGTTTATGTCCCGGAAGACCGCGTGAACGACGGCCTGTTTGCTCGCCTGAGTGTCTCCGAAAACATCTCCATCGGGGTGCTGGAACGCCACTCCCACATGGGCCTGCTGAACTTCTCCGAGGTGGCCAGACAGGTCAAAAACACCGTCACACGCCTCAACATCAAACTCTCCAGCCTGCACACCACCGTGGAAGACCTATCTGGTGGCAACCAGCAGAAACTGCTGCTGGCCCGCTACCTGTCCCTGAACCCCAGAATCCTGCTGCTGGACGAACCCACCGCCGGAATTGATGTGGCCACCCGTGCCGAACTGTACCGCACCCTCTCCAGCCTTGCAGCATCTGGCATGACCATCCTGTTCATCTCCTCAGACAGCGCAGAACTGGTACAGATCGCAGACCGGGTGCTGGTGATGAAAGAAGGCGAACTGGTGGGAGAAATCGATCCTGCACGCGGAGAAAGCATCACCCTGGAACACATCATGGAGTTTGCTACAGGTTTGAAGGGCTTCACGCCTGAGGACTGGAAGAAGAGGCATGTGCTGTGAGGGGTAAAGCCGAGGGCCGAGGGCCGAAAGACAAGAGCCGAGAGCCGAGAGCCGAGGGCCGAGGGCAACGATCTCTTTCAGGCTGGGTTCTGCTGAACACATGTGGTGATGCCACAGGAAGCAATTCGCTTGCAAGAAACCTTCTTTCTTCCCAAATTCCGATGCAACGGCTTCAGAAACCCTTCCAGCAAGGCCCTGATGGGCTCCACCCATTCAGATCAAATGCCCTCGGCCCTCGGCCCTCGGCCCTCGGCATTCTTTCACCCCCGTCCCAACGCACAAAACACCCCTTCACACCACAACAAGATCGGATAGAATCTGAGGGTAAACGATATGGCGACGATTGAAGACGTGGCAAAAGAAGCGGGGGTGTCCCCGAGCACGGTGTCCAGGGCACTCAGCAGGCCGGACATGGTTTCCCAGGACACCCGGGACCGCATTCTGGCGGTGGCCCACCAGCTGGGGTATCAGGCCATTCAGCAGGCCAGGCTGGTCAAACAGCAGGCCTCCACGTCCATTGCGCTGCTGGTCACCGATCTGGAAAATCCTTTTTATGCCACCCTCGCCAAGGGGGTGCAGGCCGTGGCAGACCAGCACGGCTGCAACGTGCTTTTGTACGACACCGAGGAAGACGAACTGAAAGAAGAGCGCTTCCTGAAAGTCGCCATGCAGCAGAAAATCCAGGGCCTGCTGATCGTGCCGACCAAAGGCACCCTGAACCACCTGAAAGAGCTTGCAGAAGTGCCCGTGGTGGAACTGGACTGTGCTTCGGGATTCTCCGGGGTGGGTCAGGTGCTGGCGGAAAACGTGCGGGGCACCGTGCTGGCCATGGACCACCTGATTTCGCTGGGGCACAAGAAAATTGGGTTCATTGGTGGACCTCCAGACATGTCCAGCACAGCAGAACGCCTGGAAGGATACCAGCAGGCCCTCGCGCTGGCAGGGTTGCTGCGGGACCCCCGCTGGATCACTTATGGGTACGGTCTGGAATCTGGGGCAGCAGAAGTCACCCGCAAACTGATGGCCCTGCCCAAAGAGCCCCGTCCCACTGCGCTTTTTGTTGGCAATGCAGACATGATGATCGGGACTTTGACTGCGCTGCAGGACCTGAAACTGAAAGTGCCCCAGGATGTCTCCGTGGTGGGTTTCGATGATCCCCCCTGGGCCAAAATCCTGCAGCCTCCCCTGACCGTGGTGGCCCAGTCCCCTTACGAGATGGGCCGGGTGGCCTGCGGCATCCTGATGCAGAACCTGCAACGGGAATTTGTGCTTCCACCACTGAACATCCGCCTCCCCACACAGCTGATTGTGCGGGGATCCACCGAACGTTTGCGCTGAGGGGGATTTAAAACCCTTCCTGCCGAGAGGGCGCAGCACGCTGCCCCCCTGCAGGTCTGGTTTGAAATTTCGTCC encodes:
- a CDS encoding RbsD/FucU family protein codes for the protein MLRGIDPLLSPELLKLLCEMGHGDELFVVDANFTASTLARGRPILRLDGISLQRACEAILSVFPLDQVKHPVGYMQVCNAPEGFVNSAQQDVLQVLAQHEIRPEQCEPIERFAFYERTQNAYAFVVTGELRTYANFCFKKGVVVPEPTGAFV
- a CDS encoding ABC transporter permease, with protein sequence MTIQNTSKARTTGGNPVLKRLNSLNLLGPIVALLLASAFFATQSDRFLSGQNFSLILQQVMVVGVMAIGQTLIILTAGIDLSCGMVMVLGTIVMTKLAVESGLNPILAIMAGALVSTAVGFLNGLLVTRIKLPPFIVTLGTYNIAFAITQIYSNAQTQTGLPAALTFFGNTFHIGGTAITYGTVLMIVLYIVVWIFLTETAPGRHIYAVGNNPEAARLTGIPTNRVLLGVYTMAGLIYSVAGLLLVSRTGVGDPNAGATDNLDTITAVVLGGTSLFGGRGMIFGTLLGALIVGVFRNGLTLTGVPSVYQILITGILVILAVAADQLTRKKA
- a CDS encoding sugar ABC transporter substrate-binding protein — translated: MNMKRLSALSVLLTATVAFAADQPIIGLITKTETNPFFVKMKEGAQKAAKAKGAKLLTGAGKADGDNAGQVTALENMIAAGAKTILITPNNAQAIVPALEKARKQGVMVIALDSPTDPESAVDALFATDNYKAGMLIGQYAKAAFGNKPVKIATLDLFPGHPVGIDRHNGFLNGYGIKNDKDARVVCMQDSYGDQAKGQTAMENCLQKDPEINLVYTINEPAAAGAYQALKAIGREKEVMIVSIDGGCTGVKNVQAGVIAATSQQYPLKMASLGVEAGVNYILTGKKTTGYTDTGVTLITDKRMKGVPSKDTKFGLNNCWGVK
- a CDS encoding sugar ABC transporter ATP-binding protein; translation: MSTIQPPLLEMRAISKHFPGVKALHQVNLVLYPGEVLALMGENGAGKSTLMKVLVGAYQPSEGQIFIDGKAVRMKDPRSARGMGIHLIYQEPNLALNMKVTENIFLGAEKTQWGLLSFQQMRKITQQVLEQVGATFSPDALVGDLSRAEGQLVEIARALAFKPRVLVLDEPTAALSEHESQRLFEIIKHLRGQGLGIVYISHRMSEVYNLADRVSVLRNGVLIGTVQRGPEDPNRSPVDPRRAGINAEKLVQMMLGQSLQEFQKNPQGTPRKPVLELIQVTDGKKIKPTSLTLREGEIVGLGGLVGSGRTELARLICGVSPLKSGKIWLQGNMLDLKSPRDAIQAGMVYVPEDRVNDGLFARLSVSENISIGVLERHSHMGLLNFSEVARQVKNTVTRLNIKLSSLHTTVEDLSGGNQQKLLLARYLSLNPRILLLDEPTAGIDVATRAELYRTLSSLAASGMTILFISSDSAELVQIADRVLVMKEGELVGEIDPARGESITLEHIMEFATGLKGFTPEDWKKRHVL
- a CDS encoding LacI family DNA-binding transcriptional regulator, whose translation is MATIEDVAKEAGVSPSTVSRALSRPDMVSQDTRDRILAVAHQLGYQAIQQARLVKQQASTSIALLVTDLENPFYATLAKGVQAVADQHGCNVLLYDTEEDELKEERFLKVAMQQKIQGLLIVPTKGTLNHLKELAEVPVVELDCASGFSGVGQVLAENVRGTVLAMDHLISLGHKKIGFIGGPPDMSSTAERLEGYQQALALAGLLRDPRWITYGYGLESGAAEVTRKLMALPKEPRPTALFVGNADMMIGTLTALQDLKLKVPQDVSVVGFDDPPWAKILQPPLTVVAQSPYEMGRVACGILMQNLQREFVLPPLNIRLPTQLIVRGSTERLR